Proteins encoded within one genomic window of Bacillus sp. 1NLA3E:
- a CDS encoding formate--tetrahydrofolate ligase, with the protein MTTHMRIKSDIEIAQTSQMKPIVEIAANLGLGEDDIELFGKYKAKLSNQALKKVHTNKNGKVILVTSINPTPAGEGKSTVTVGLGDALHALGEKVIIAMREPSLGPTMGMKGGATGGGNAQVLPMEDINLHFTGDIHAITSANNALAALIDNHLQQGNELKIDQRRIVWKRALDLNDRALRHVLIGLGGPLQGVPREDGFDITVASEIMAVLCLATDIHDLKKRLSKMVVAYNVQKQPVTVGDLGVAGVLALLLKEAIKPNLVQTIEHTPALIHGGPFANIAHGCNSIIATTAAAKLADYVITEAGFGADLGAEKFLHIKTRSAGFEPEAVVIVATIRALKMHGGLQKSELNDENVEALIAGLANLKKHVETITSFGLPFVVAINRFVSDSDAEINTLLSYCDGQNYPVALTEVWEKGGEGGIELAQTLLKVLDKNESSFQPLYLLSDPINVKIRTIVQKVYGGKDVEFSTKAQNQMKEFESYGWGDLPICMAKTQYSLSDDPKKLGRPTDFIIQVRELKPSIGAGFIVALTGDVMTMPGLPKKPAALNMDIDDNGNAVGLF; encoded by the coding sequence ATGACAACACATATGAGGATTAAATCAGATATTGAAATTGCCCAGACTTCACAAATGAAACCAATAGTTGAAATTGCTGCAAACCTTGGTCTTGGTGAGGATGATATTGAACTCTTTGGGAAATATAAAGCGAAACTCTCAAACCAAGCATTGAAAAAAGTACATACGAATAAAAATGGAAAAGTGATCCTAGTCACCTCTATTAATCCCACACCTGCGGGTGAAGGGAAATCAACTGTTACTGTCGGTCTTGGTGATGCGCTTCATGCCCTTGGAGAAAAAGTAATCATTGCCATGCGCGAGCCTTCTCTTGGCCCAACAATGGGAATGAAAGGCGGCGCAACTGGGGGCGGAAATGCTCAAGTTCTTCCAATGGAAGATATTAATCTTCATTTTACAGGGGATATTCATGCGATTACATCCGCAAATAATGCGCTTGCAGCTCTTATCGATAATCACCTGCAACAAGGAAATGAATTGAAAATTGATCAGCGACGGATCGTTTGGAAACGTGCTTTAGACTTAAATGATCGTGCGCTCAGACATGTTTTAATTGGACTTGGCGGACCATTACAAGGTGTTCCCCGTGAGGATGGTTTCGATATAACGGTTGCTTCTGAGATTATGGCTGTTTTATGTTTAGCAACTGATATTCATGATTTAAAGAAGCGTCTATCGAAAATGGTAGTGGCTTACAATGTTCAAAAGCAACCAGTAACTGTGGGTGATTTAGGCGTTGCTGGCGTTTTAGCGCTTTTATTAAAAGAAGCCATAAAGCCAAACCTAGTTCAAACAATTGAACATACACCAGCTCTCATTCATGGTGGACCATTTGCGAATATTGCCCATGGCTGTAATAGTATTATTGCGACCACTGCTGCAGCAAAACTTGCAGATTATGTCATAACTGAAGCGGGCTTTGGAGCGGATCTCGGTGCTGAAAAGTTTTTACATATTAAAACAAGAAGTGCGGGTTTTGAACCGGAGGCAGTAGTGATTGTAGCTACCATTCGTGCCTTGAAAATGCATGGAGGGTTACAAAAATCCGAACTTAACGACGAGAACGTTGAGGCATTAATTGCAGGTTTAGCAAACTTAAAGAAGCATGTTGAAACCATAACCAGTTTTGGGTTACCCTTTGTCGTAGCCATTAACCGGTTTGTCAGTGATTCTGATGCGGAAATTAATACATTGTTATCCTATTGTGATGGACAAAACTACCCGGTTGCTCTAACTGAAGTTTGGGAAAAAGGGGGAGAGGGCGGTATTGAACTTGCCCAAACTCTGTTAAAAGTTTTGGATAAAAATGAATCAAGTTTTCAGCCATTATATCTTTTATCTGATCCAATCAATGTTAAAATAAGGACCATTGTTCAAAAGGTATATGGAGGTAAAGATGTCGAGTTTTCTACAAAAGCCCAAAACCAAATGAAGGAATTTGAGTCATATGGATGGGGGGATTTGCCGATTTGTATGGCGAAAACGCAATACTCACTATCGGATGACCCCAAAAAACTTGGTCGACCAACGGACTTTATTATTCAGGTCCGCGAATTGAAGCCGTCAATTGGAGCAGGCTTCATCGTTGCGCTGACAGGTGACGTGATGACGATGCCCGGTCTGCCAAAAAAACCAGCTGCATTAAACATGGACATTGATGATAATGGAAATGCGGTAGGTTTGTTCTAA
- the metA gene encoding homoserine O-acetyltransferase MetA, producing the protein MPIRIPKLLPAREILESENIFVMEDERAMQQDIRPLNILILNLMPEKERTEAQLLRLLGNTSLQVNVTFLQTATHVSKNTSKYHLEQFYSTFSEVKHRKYDGMIITGAPVELFTFEEVDYWNELTEIMDWTKTNVTSTLHICWGAQAALYYHYGIDKFELPRKCYGLFYHKLYDKTVKLLRGFDDIFLAPHSRYTDVSMQAINACSDLKLLAASDEAGAFIVSSLNGKQIMVTGHLEYDVDTLAEEYERDTKKGLDIHLPENYYPNDNPENQPANLWRSHAHLFFSNWLNYYVYQETPYEWD; encoded by the coding sequence TTGCCAATCAGAATACCAAAGCTACTTCCTGCCAGAGAAATTCTCGAATCAGAAAATATATTTGTTATGGAAGATGAAAGGGCTATGCAACAAGATATTCGCCCACTCAATATATTAATCTTAAATTTAATGCCGGAAAAAGAACGAACAGAAGCACAATTACTTCGTTTGCTAGGGAATACATCTTTACAGGTGAATGTTACTTTTCTACAAACTGCTACTCATGTATCAAAAAACACTAGCAAATATCATCTTGAACAGTTTTATTCAACTTTTTCAGAGGTAAAACATCGAAAATATGATGGAATGATTATTACAGGAGCCCCTGTAGAACTGTTTACCTTTGAAGAGGTCGATTACTGGAACGAGCTAACCGAAATAATGGATTGGACGAAGACTAATGTGACGTCTACACTCCATATTTGTTGGGGGGCACAGGCTGCCCTGTACTACCATTATGGAATCGATAAATTTGAGCTTCCTAGGAAATGTTACGGCCTGTTCTATCACAAATTATATGACAAAACCGTCAAACTATTAAGAGGCTTCGATGATATTTTTCTTGCCCCACATTCTCGGTACACCGATGTATCGATGCAAGCCATTAATGCATGTAGTGATCTTAAACTATTAGCTGCCTCAGATGAAGCCGGAGCATTTATAGTTTCTTCCTTAAACGGAAAACAAATCATGGTTACCGGGCATTTAGAATATGATGTTGACACACTTGCTGAAGAATACGAACGGGATACGAAAAAAGGGTTAGACATTCACCTCCCTGAAAATTACTATCCAAATGATAATCCAGAAAATCAACCAGCAAACCTTTGGCGATCACATGCCCATCTATTTTTCTCAAATTGGCTAAATTACTATGTTTATCAAGAAACACCCTATGAGTGGGATTGA
- a CDS encoding class I SAM-dependent methyltransferase encodes MVDFDWTEEAEKQWNERASSWNSKSKEMWETGSRKDVISFFKSHVSDGKSVCDLGCGDGYGSFKLASSGYHVTGMDVSHEMIERAKSLEKASSLQFVKGDIAILAVPDSHFDAIIAINSLEWTENPLSVLLETKRIVKKEGYACFGILGPTAMPRVNSYQRLYGEQVICNTMMPWEFEKLASENGFSKVAEYGVYKRGADQLQLGSLSTDLKQALSFIWVFMFQLNNKH; translated from the coding sequence ATGGTAGATTTTGATTGGACCGAAGAAGCGGAAAAACAATGGAATGAAAGGGCTAGTTCTTGGAATTCTAAAAGTAAAGAAATGTGGGAGACTGGAAGCCGAAAAGACGTTATCTCGTTTTTTAAAAGTCATGTTTCTGATGGGAAAAGTGTATGCGATTTAGGTTGTGGTGATGGTTATGGATCGTTTAAGCTGGCTAGTTCAGGTTATCATGTAACTGGAATGGATGTTTCTCACGAAATGATTGAAAGAGCAAAAAGCTTGGAGAAAGCCTCTTCATTGCAATTTGTTAAAGGGGATATAGCAATTTTGGCAGTCCCTGACAGCCACTTTGATGCGATTATTGCTATAAATTCACTTGAATGGACGGAAAATCCGTTATCAGTTTTATTAGAAACGAAAAGAATTGTAAAAAAAGAAGGATATGCTTGTTTTGGAATTTTAGGGCCAACAGCGATGCCTCGAGTAAACAGCTATCAAAGACTATACGGGGAACAGGTAATTTGTAATACGATGATGCCGTGGGAATTTGAAAAATTAGCAAGTGAAAATGGCTTTTCAAAAGTTGCTGAATATGGTGTTTATAAACGCGGTGCTGATCAACTTCAACTTGGATCCCTATCTACTGATTTGAAACAAGCCCTTTCATTTATATGGGTGTTTATGTTTCAACTTAATAATAAACATTGA
- the mntR gene encoding transcriptional regulator MntR, translating to MPTPSMEDYIEQIYKLIEEKGYARVSDIAEALSVHPSSVTKMVQKLDKDDYLVYEKYRGLVLTNKGKKTGKRLLYRHVLLEQFLRSIGVKEENIYHDVEGIEHHLSWDAIERIGDLVQFFEEDEKRSEDLQTIQKQTESEH from the coding sequence ATGCCGACACCAAGTATGGAAGATTATATTGAACAAATCTATAAACTCATCGAAGAGAAAGGCTACGCACGTGTTTCTGATATCGCGGAAGCGCTTTCTGTCCACCCCTCATCAGTAACAAAAATGGTACAGAAGCTTGATAAAGATGACTATTTAGTGTATGAAAAATATAGAGGTTTAGTATTGACCAATAAAGGGAAAAAGACCGGGAAACGCCTTTTATATCGTCATGTGTTGCTTGAGCAATTTTTAAGAAGCATTGGCGTTAAAGAAGAAAATATTTATCATGATGTTGAAGGAATTGAACATCATCTTAGTTGGGATGCAATTGAACGGATCGGTGATTTAGTACAATTTTTTGAAGAAGACGAAAAACGTTCCGAAGATCTGCAAACAATCCAAAAACAAACCGAGTCTGAACATTAA
- a CDS encoding DNA topoisomerase III — MKLIIAEKPDQGLTLASVFKMKKQQGFVEILPNDIFPNGAFVTWAVGHVCQLISPEKYDSGWKKWSLNTLPMIPSQFQYEVTRDKAKQFAIIKRLITDPRITGIIHAGDAGREGELIVRNILRLTKCKKPMQRLWISSLTPKSIKEGFQSLLAESDTRNLYFEAYTRACADWVVGMNASRLYSLLLQKRGFSDVFSVGRVQTPTLALIVKREHEIENFVSEPFWEVQAHFKIAEKKYTGKWEKDGETRIKTKEMAEKIAAFCQQKPAEIAEVKAEKKEYMPPLLYNLSALQADANRKFKFPPKKTLDVLQKLYQKGIVSYPRSDSRHVTKGEAETFPETLKKIAGLSEYQSLFPLPFESIVSNKRYVNDKKVTDHYALIPTEQVPNIGKLSPDEKLLYDMIVRSLIAAHYGKSVSEYTTVTTLVDGRAEFVSKGKVELEEGWRKVLPQKEKDGEPELPHLLLGEQGQVKKVDVKESSTQPPKRYTEGQLITLMKTAGKHIEDKELEKVLMKTEGLGTEATRAGIITMLKDRNYIDVKKNLVYANAKAKILIAAIGTQILASPEMTAKWEQRLKEISQGTASPKQFMEQTNKMVAHLISATANEATEWQFSEGDQEGFVPRQATQKKLVKLGPCKRCDGFIVDKGTFYGCSNYSKTKCNFTISKKMLGKSITQQNIKKLLKDGITDVIEEFSGKDNTFNAKLSWDEKEQKLKFILEGQLVNQGE; from the coding sequence ATGAAACTCATAATCGCCGAAAAGCCTGATCAAGGACTGACATTGGCTTCTGTTTTTAAAATGAAAAAGCAGCAGGGTTTCGTTGAAATATTGCCTAATGATATTTTCCCCAATGGAGCATTTGTCACCTGGGCGGTTGGACATGTGTGCCAGCTTATTTCACCAGAGAAATATGATAGTGGTTGGAAAAAATGGTCCTTAAACACTTTGCCGATGATTCCAAGTCAGTTTCAGTATGAAGTGACAAGGGACAAGGCAAAGCAATTTGCGATTATTAAGAGGCTGATTACGGATCCTAGAATCACTGGGATCATTCACGCAGGAGATGCCGGGCGCGAGGGAGAACTGATCGTTCGTAATATCCTTCGGCTTACAAAATGCAAAAAACCGATGCAAAGACTTTGGATTTCTTCGTTAACACCAAAATCAATTAAGGAAGGATTTCAATCACTTCTCGCCGAGTCTGATACCCGTAATCTATACTTTGAAGCCTATACAAGGGCATGTGCCGATTGGGTTGTGGGCATGAATGCATCGAGATTATATAGTTTACTTTTACAAAAACGAGGGTTTTCCGATGTGTTTTCAGTTGGAAGAGTTCAAACACCTACCCTTGCTTTAATTGTAAAAAGAGAACATGAAATTGAAAATTTTGTTTCTGAGCCTTTTTGGGAAGTCCAGGCTCATTTTAAAATAGCGGAGAAAAAATATACTGGTAAATGGGAAAAGGATGGAGAAACAAGGATAAAGACGAAAGAGATGGCCGAGAAAATTGCCGCTTTTTGCCAGCAGAAACCGGCTGAAATTGCTGAAGTAAAAGCTGAGAAAAAAGAATACATGCCCCCGCTGTTATACAATTTATCCGCTCTTCAAGCAGATGCTAACCGTAAATTCAAATTTCCTCCCAAAAAAACGTTGGATGTCCTGCAAAAGTTGTACCAAAAGGGTATTGTCTCATATCCCCGAAGTGATTCCAGACATGTGACAAAAGGCGAGGCAGAGACGTTTCCGGAAACCTTGAAAAAAATCGCCGGGTTATCAGAGTATCAAAGTTTATTTCCACTGCCTTTTGAGTCCATTGTTTCGAATAAACGTTATGTAAATGACAAAAAGGTAACGGATCACTATGCTCTAATCCCAACAGAGCAAGTTCCGAATATTGGAAAGCTATCTCCCGATGAAAAGCTGCTATACGATATGATTGTCAGAAGCCTGATTGCTGCTCACTATGGGAAATCAGTAAGCGAGTATACCACTGTTACAACCCTTGTGGATGGTCGGGCTGAGTTTGTTTCAAAAGGGAAGGTCGAGCTTGAAGAAGGTTGGCGTAAAGTACTACCACAGAAGGAAAAAGATGGTGAGCCAGAGCTACCACATTTATTGTTAGGTGAACAAGGGCAAGTGAAAAAAGTGGATGTAAAGGAAAGTTCCACTCAACCACCTAAGCGCTATACTGAAGGTCAGTTGATTACTTTAATGAAAACGGCTGGAAAACATATCGAGGATAAAGAATTAGAAAAGGTATTGATGAAAACAGAGGGTTTAGGGACAGAAGCTACACGTGCTGGTATTATCACGATGCTAAAGGATCGAAATTATATAGATGTGAAAAAAAACCTTGTCTATGCTAATGCTAAGGCGAAGATACTTATTGCGGCGATTGGCACGCAAATCCTTGCTTCTCCAGAAATGACTGCAAAATGGGAACAACGGCTTAAAGAAATTTCCCAAGGGACAGCATCACCAAAACAGTTTATGGAACAAACCAACAAGATGGTAGCACATTTGATTAGTGCAACAGCAAATGAAGCAACGGAATGGCAGTTTTCAGAGGGTGACCAAGAAGGTTTTGTTCCTCGACAAGCGACCCAAAAGAAGCTAGTCAAGCTTGGCCCCTGCAAAAGATGTGATGGATTTATCGTGGATAAAGGGACATTTTATGGTTGTTCTAATTACAGCAAAACAAAATGCAATTTTACTATTTCTAAAAAAATGCTAGGAAAATCAATTACACAGCAAAATATTAAAAAGCTACTTAAAGATGGAATCACAGATGTAATTGAAGAGTTTTCTGGGAAAGATAACACATTTAACGCCAAGCTTTCCTGGGATGAAAAAGAGCAAAAGTTGAAATTTATTTTAGAAGGGCAATTGGTGAACCAAGGGGAGTAA